The Pseudomonadota bacterium genome contains a region encoding:
- a CDS encoding DEAD/DEAH box helicase, producing the protein MNKDLITVIMPNGFLELEWADAKKPVSNSSRLLQEEIYSRYSANNDLWLLFLGFCDKNIELSFSLDYWRNFAGLFAKKLSQTPDLELWRHQAKIAVEKDELRRFTEDAPLMEGSDYLHTGLLENIWKRLNNAYVIEIEKYDGTVEDFIRSYSPEVNIVGRIFFHLVENKQQELPFAFLATYSTRLNEKGKSKHLPLKYALKEYGQDNEKLLQLLTTVHRAAEKSSIISELLENGELFHPLAWNAKEAFSFLKEIPVYEECGILCRIPNWWKTSASGVKLNINMGNDAPSYVGGSALLNFDAQLCLGDTQISEEEAKKLLSEYDGLAFIKNKWVAVDPDKLRQTLDAYEKVQMLSEEEGFSFLDALRLQLQPEKLLGNDAAQIDHSITNGKWLESVIRKMADPQKVPCAIPDHRFKARLREYQQKGVNWLYFLYSLKFGACLADDMGLGKTIEALAFLHILKSENSKTGAMHKANLLIVPASLIFNWSSEIERFSPDLRFYVAHSISKNKGGVKENSDDMAKNYDLVITTYAMVQRYEWLQSYKWNYIILDEAQAIKNPGAKQSRAVKKLISENRIIMTGTPIENRLSDLWSLFDFLNPGLLGSINEFKKFSEKLKRSHAGYSKLRKLISPYVLRRLKTDKSVISDLPDKVEMKTYADLSTKQVLLYKRIVEDIKRLIAETEGIQRKGLILSSIIKFKQLCNHPDQYNGTAGFEEKDSGKFARLREICETIYEKREKVLIFTQFKEMTEPLSDFLESIFHKKGLILHGGVPVGKRKKIVEEFQGKSYIPYMVLSLKAGGVGLNLTEANHVIHFDRWWNPAVEDQATDRAFRIGQKKNVIVHKFITKGTVEEKIDKMLEEKRTLSNDVISCNGEALITEMKNDELMKLFKLTL; encoded by the coding sequence ATGAATAAAGATTTAATCACAGTTATTATGCCAAACGGTTTTCTTGAACTGGAGTGGGCGGATGCCAAAAAGCCTGTTTCCAACAGCAGCAGGCTGTTGCAGGAAGAAATATACAGTCGGTATTCGGCAAATAACGATCTATGGCTTCTTTTTTTGGGCTTTTGCGATAAAAATATAGAGCTTTCATTTTCTCTTGATTATTGGCGAAACTTTGCAGGATTATTCGCAAAAAAGCTTTCACAAACACCCGATCTGGAATTGTGGAGGCATCAGGCCAAAATTGCTGTTGAAAAAGATGAGTTAAGGCGGTTTACAGAAGATGCGCCGCTTATGGAAGGCTCCGATTATCTTCATACCGGATTACTTGAAAATATATGGAAAAGGCTTAACAATGCTTATGTAATTGAGATTGAAAAATATGACGGAACCGTAGAAGATTTTATCCGTTCCTACAGTCCGGAAGTTAATATTGTAGGCAGGATCTTTTTTCATCTTGTAGAAAACAAACAGCAGGAACTGCCTTTCGCCTTTCTGGCAACTTATTCCACGAGGCTCAATGAAAAAGGGAAATCAAAACATCTCCCGTTAAAATATGCTCTTAAGGAATATGGCCAGGATAATGAAAAGCTCTTGCAGCTTCTAACAACAGTCCATAGGGCAGCTGAAAAAAGCAGTATAATTTCCGAACTTCTTGAAAACGGAGAATTGTTTCATCCTTTGGCATGGAACGCAAAAGAAGCTTTTTCTTTTCTAAAAGAGATTCCTGTATATGAAGAATGCGGAATTTTATGCAGGATTCCAAACTGGTGGAAGACAAGCGCCTCAGGCGTTAAGCTCAATATAAATATGGGTAATGATGCTCCGTCTTATGTTGGGGGAAGCGCCCTTTTAAATTTTGATGCGCAGCTGTGTCTTGGGGACACGCAGATTTCAGAAGAAGAGGCAAAAAAGCTGCTTAGTGAATATGATGGGCTTGCCTTTATCAAAAACAAGTGGGTAGCTGTCGATCCTGACAAACTAAGGCAAACACTCGATGCTTACGAAAAAGTACAAATGCTTTCGGAAGAAGAAGGTTTCAGTTTTCTGGATGCTTTGCGCTTGCAGCTTCAGCCCGAAAAGTTATTAGGAAATGATGCAGCACAGATAGATCATAGTATTACAAACGGGAAATGGCTGGAATCGGTAATAAGAAAAATGGCCGATCCTCAAAAGGTTCCTTGTGCAATTCCGGATCACAGGTTTAAAGCCAGGCTCAGAGAATACCAGCAAAAAGGCGTAAACTGGCTTTATTTTCTTTATTCACTTAAATTCGGTGCTTGTCTTGCCGATGATATGGGTCTTGGTAAAACCATCGAAGCTCTGGCATTTTTACATATCTTAAAATCGGAAAACAGTAAAACCGGAGCAATGCATAAAGCAAATCTTCTGATTGTGCCTGCTTCTCTTATCTTTAACTGGTCCAGTGAGATTGAGCGTTTTTCTCCGGATCTTCGTTTTTACGTGGCACATAGCATTTCAAAAAACAAAGGGGGTGTAAAAGAAAATTCGGATGATATGGCTAAAAATTATGATCTTGTGATAACAACTTATGCCATGGTTCAAAGATATGAGTGGCTTCAGTCGTACAAATGGAATTATATTATCCTTGATGAAGCCCAGGCTATAAAGAATCCGGGCGCAAAGCAATCTCGTGCCGTAAAGAAATTGATCTCAGAAAACAGAATTATAATGACAGGAACACCGATAGAAAACAGGCTTTCTGATCTTTGGTCGCTTTTTGATTTTTTAAATCCAGGATTGCTCGGAAGTATAAATGAATTCAAGAAATTTTCGGAAAAACTTAAACGCAGCCATGCCGGATATTCAAAACTGCGAAAGCTCATAAGTCCTTATGTTCTGCGTCGTCTGAAAACCGATAAGTCAGTTATTTCCGATCTCCCGGATAAAGTGGAAATGAAAACCTATGCGGATTTAAGCACAAAACAGGTACTACTGTACAAAAGAATTGTGGAAGATATAAAAAGGTTAATTGCTGAAACGGAAGGCATTCAAAGAAAAGGGCTAATACTGTCTTCAATCATTAAATTCAAGCAGCTTTGTAATCATCCTGATCAATATAACGGGACAGCAGGATTTGAGGAAAAAGACAGCGGTAAGTTTGCAAGGCTTAGAGAAATATGTGAAACAATTTATGAAAAAAGAGAAAAGGTGCTGATTTTTACACAATTTAAAGAGATGACCGAACCTCTTTCCGATTTTCTGGAAAGCATATTTCATAAAAAAGGTTTGATCCTGCATGGAGGAGTGCCTGTAGGAAAGAGGAAAAAAATCGTTGAAGAGTTTCAGGGTAAAAGCTATATACCTTATATGGTTCTTTCCTTAAAAGCAGGGGGTGTGGGCTTAAACCTCACCGAAGCAAACCATGTGATTCATTTTGACCGCTGGTGGAATCCTGCCGTTGAAGACCAGGCAACAGACAGGGCTTTTCGCATCGGCCAGAAAAAAAATGTCATTGTGCATAAGTTTATTACAAAGGGAACTGTAGAAGAAAAAATAGATAAAATGCTTGAAGAAAAAAGAACACTATCAAATGATGTTATTTCGTGTAATGGGGAAGCACTCATAACAGAGATGAAAAATGATGAACTGATGAAGCTATTCAAATTAACATTATAA
- the pyrR gene encoding bifunctional pyr operon transcriptional regulator/uracil phosphoribosyltransferase PyrR: MENIQPILDAADIERIVTRITHEILEVHKGTKNLSLIGIQTRGVFLAKRIQALIKKIEGIEIPAGIIDITLYRDDWTKISNNPVVQATDIFFSIDEKQIVLVDDVLFTGRTIRAAMDAIMDYGRPDRIELAILVDRGHRELPIQANYVGKHISTGLTETVNVLVSEHDGIDKVVLEKGK, translated from the coding sequence ATGGAAAATATACAGCCCATACTGGATGCAGCAGATATAGAACGTATTGTCACAAGAATTACCCATGAAATTCTTGAAGTTCATAAGGGCACAAAAAACCTCTCGCTTATAGGAATTCAAACCCGCGGTGTTTTTCTGGCCAAAAGAATACAGGCATTAATAAAAAAAATCGAAGGTATTGAAATACCGGCTGGAATTATCGATATTACGCTTTATCGCGATGACTGGACAAAAATAAGTAATAATCCTGTAGTTCAGGCAACCGATATTTTCTTTTCAATAGATGAAAAACAGATTGTACTGGTGGATGATGTTCTCTTTACCGGCAGGACTATAAGGGCTGCTATGGATGCAATCATGGATTACGGAAGACCGGATCGTATCGAGCTTGCCATACTTGTAGACAGAGGACACAGAGAACTTCCTATTCAAGCAAATTATGTCGGAAAGCATATTTCAACAGGCTTGACAGAAACCGTAAATGTTCTTGTATCCGAGCATGACGGTATAGACAAAGTCGTTCTGGAAAAAGGTAAATAA
- a CDS encoding MogA/MoaB family molybdenum cofactor biosynthesis protein yields the protein MSVNEHKAHAPKRIRMGIISVSSTRTKQNDESGAWINKLANKEGHEVIFYQVVPDDIYKITETIIEAIHEQRVQALLLTGGTGISSKDVTIEAVRPLFEKELTAFGPIFSQLSFEEIDSAALLSRATAGIIGNAIVFCMPGSLKACKLACKALIFPELGHLLKHILEG from the coding sequence ATGAGCGTTAATGAACACAAAGCACATGCCCCTAAAAGAATCAGAATGGGCATTATTTCCGTATCATCAACAAGAACGAAACAAAATGATGAGAGCGGTGCCTGGATCAATAAACTGGCAAATAAAGAAGGGCATGAAGTAATATTCTATCAGGTCGTACCTGATGATATATATAAAATAACAGAGACAATTATTGAAGCAATTCACGAGCAAAGAGTTCAGGCTCTTTTATTGACCGGAGGCACCGGAATAAGCAGTAAAGATGTTACAATTGAAGCGGTTCGTCCATTGTTTGAAAAGGAACTTACAGCTTTTGGACCTATTTTCAGCCAGCTTAGTTTTGAAGAGATAGATTCAGCAGCACTTTTATCAAGAGCCACAGCAGGAATTATAGGAAATGCAATTGTTTTTTGTATGCCAGGCAGTTTGAAAGCCTGTAAGCTTGCTTGCAAAGCCTTGATTTTTCCTGAACTGGGGCATCTTTTAAAACACATTCTGGAAGGATAA
- a CDS encoding glycogen debranching enzyme N-terminal domain-containing protein, protein MGNIVRVSQNPFPGTHILMFRGDAQTFTLTLSTPLKGNAWLRTNLGHAKTTRTEIIREVFYNEPPLGRDWFDLPMRKIDDLTFVITVPLSEVGHFEAKCFFLKEDDIDPIWPDGQNTVINVEPAATCCANIIYNAFIRQFGPNKEGRGFANQTEENWIQNLDTKGYTVIPPSGKFRDLIRELDFIIGKLGCRAIQLLPINPTPTTYARMGRFGSPYAALSFTAVDSALAEFDTKATPLEQFIELVDAVHARSAKILIDIAINHTGWAASLHETNPEWLVRSEDGHIQVPGAWGMRWEDLTKLDYSKKDMWDYMANIFLTWCRRGVDGFRCDAGYMIPLSAWRFIVSIVREQFPDTIFFLEGLGGKISATRDILNSGNFNMAYSELFQNYDRGQLEHYLPGANAISSEDGILLHFAETHDNNRLASSSKTYAKMRTALCALLSCEGSFGFANGVEWFATEKINVHGASSLNWGAEDNQVDHIKTLSNILKTHPAFFNKTQLSLIQHGEGNFISLLRNNILSGKKLLIVANLDDNNQTHAFWNAKKSGMKETTYIDLITSRKIHVDSSGNYNSYLLNPGMVLCLTNDENDLELINIKSDKDFIVPDKVAKQKMNAKALEILLLYKGNKDIGEFDIENASKSLADNPVEFCRSFNSFSAETRVKVWNWPNDAKREVMVPPSHFLMAVADKPFQAQITDGNYVLSNEESLPRSDGGFFALFSPLQKPIKHRQLTLKLTVYEYGLAKHTKAPLLYLSEPEDTRIKRTFTRSQLLKNHTVMLDTNRRGAMLHVPVFWGTLNSKYDAILAANTNSEYPVDRLVVFSRCRAWVVYQGFSQDICSDCFDLFEFDYKEGGLWRYRIPTSQGEHIHLNIKLQMVNDKNSVRITFTRLHSNKQDRTLSDDKAIRLILRPDIEYRSFHETTKAFKGPENFWPNAVSAKSSGFVFAPERENALSVNISKGDFVSEPQWQYMIHRQIESQRGLDPDSDLFSPGYFHTLLNGGEECVLSADVGNITKHKPVIPNPLEKTGSLSEKRITSIKIEDALKLALDNYIVSRGSYKSIIAGYPWFLDWGRDSLIFTRGMIAAGKYKDSELVIKQFARFEKDGTIPNMISGHDAANRDTSDAPLWLFVACSDLSVAKGEDSFLNQKLDDRDIGSILISTANRLISGTPNGIYMDNDSGLLFSPAHFTWMDTNYPACTPREGYPIEIQALWYKALLFLSQIDSGSSDKWSTLAAIVQKSIYELFPLEGGYLSDCLYASSGIPARKAEKDDALRPNQLLAITLGAVSDFSLCEKILSACDELLVPGAIRSLADRRVNRPLEIKHYGTDLNDPLNPYKGSYEGDEDTKRKLAYHNGTAWTWLFPSFCEAWAMTYGDKAKYSALSLLSSSTQIIMYGCTGHVPEIIDGDYPHKARGCDAQAWGASELLRVWLKLSK, encoded by the coding sequence ATGGGAAACATAGTCCGGGTATCCCAAAATCCCTTCCCCGGAACTCATATCCTGATGTTTCGGGGTGATGCTCAGACTTTTACTCTAACTCTCTCAACTCCTCTTAAAGGAAATGCATGGCTCCGTACTAATTTGGGCCATGCAAAAACCACAAGAACCGAAATTATACGAGAAGTATTTTACAATGAACCGCCTTTAGGAAGAGACTGGTTTGATCTTCCAATGAGAAAAATTGATGACCTTACTTTTGTTATTACCGTACCTCTTAGCGAAGTCGGGCATTTTGAAGCCAAATGTTTCTTTTTAAAAGAAGATGATATTGATCCGATCTGGCCGGACGGCCAAAATACTGTAATAAATGTTGAACCTGCCGCAACATGTTGCGCAAATATTATCTACAATGCTTTTATACGACAATTCGGGCCTAACAAGGAAGGCAGAGGGTTTGCAAATCAAACTGAAGAAAACTGGATACAAAACCTTGATACAAAAGGTTATACGGTAATACCTCCGTCGGGCAAATTTCGCGATCTTATCCGTGAACTTGATTTTATTATAGGCAAACTAGGATGCAGAGCTATTCAGCTTCTCCCTATCAACCCTACCCCTACAACATATGCCAGAATGGGCCGTTTCGGCAGTCCATATGCAGCACTTAGTTTTACAGCAGTTGATTCCGCTTTAGCAGAATTTGATACCAAAGCAACCCCGCTTGAACAGTTTATTGAGCTGGTCGATGCCGTTCATGCCCGCAGTGCAAAAATTTTAATAGACATAGCAATTAATCATACCGGATGGGCGGCATCTCTGCATGAAACTAACCCTGAGTGGCTTGTACGCAGCGAAGACGGACATATTCAGGTTCCGGGTGCCTGGGGTATGCGCTGGGAAGATCTTACAAAGTTAGATTACTCAAAGAAAGATATGTGGGATTATATGGCGAATATATTTCTTACATGGTGCCGCAGGGGTGTTGACGGATTCCGCTGCGACGCCGGTTATATGATTCCCCTTTCTGCATGGCGCTTTATCGTTTCTATAGTAAGGGAGCAATTTCCGGATACTATATTCTTTCTGGAAGGACTGGGAGGCAAAATATCCGCTACGCGTGATATTTTAAACAGTGGTAATTTCAATATGGCTTATTCCGAATTGTTTCAAAATTACGATCGGGGCCAATTGGAACATTATCTTCCCGGCGCAAATGCTATATCTTCCGAAGATGGTATTCTTCTCCATTTTGCCGAAACCCATGATAATAACAGGCTTGCTTCCAGTTCCAAAACATATGCGAAAATGCGCACCGCACTTTGCGCTCTGTTATCTTGCGAAGGATCTTTTGGTTTTGCAAATGGGGTTGAATGGTTTGCTACAGAAAAAATCAATGTGCATGGCGCATCTTCTCTTAACTGGGGAGCAGAAGACAACCAGGTAGATCATATAAAAACACTTTCAAATATTCTTAAAACTCACCCGGCTTTTTTTAACAAAACCCAATTGAGTTTAATCCAGCATGGAGAAGGAAATTTTATTTCCCTTCTTCGCAATAACATTTTAAGTGGCAAAAAACTGCTTATAGTAGCAAATCTTGATGATAACAATCAAACGCATGCTTTTTGGAATGCTAAAAAATCCGGGATGAAAGAAACAACATACATTGATCTTATTACATCAAGAAAAATTCATGTGGATTCAAGCGGCAATTATAATTCATATCTGCTTAATCCGGGTATGGTACTGTGTCTGACAAATGATGAAAATGATCTTGAGCTTATAAATATTAAATCTGATAAAGATTTCATTGTACCTGATAAAGTTGCAAAACAGAAAATGAATGCAAAAGCGCTTGAGATTCTGTTGCTGTATAAGGGAAATAAAGACATAGGAGAATTTGATATTGAAAATGCATCAAAGTCTCTTGCCGATAACCCGGTAGAATTTTGCCGAAGTTTCAATTCGTTTTCCGCTGAAACAAGAGTAAAAGTCTGGAACTGGCCTAATGATGCAAAGCGGGAAGTAATGGTTCCTCCCTCACATTTTCTGATGGCAGTTGCAGACAAACCTTTTCAGGCTCAAATAACTGATGGGAATTATGTTTTATCCAATGAAGAAAGCCTGCCCCGTTCGGATGGCGGGTTTTTTGCCCTTTTCTCTCCTCTTCAAAAACCTATAAAGCACCGTCAACTGACTCTTAAACTTACAGTTTATGAGTATGGCCTTGCAAAACATACAAAAGCGCCTCTTCTTTATTTATCCGAACCTGAAGATACCAGAATCAAAAGAACGTTCACCCGTTCTCAATTGCTTAAAAACCATACTGTGATGCTTGATACGAACAGACGTGGTGCAATGCTTCATGTCCCTGTTTTCTGGGGAACATTAAACAGCAAATACGATGCAATACTTGCAGCAAATACCAACTCCGAATATCCTGTGGACAGGCTTGTTGTATTTTCAAGATGCCGGGCATGGGTAGTATATCAGGGTTTTTCTCAGGATATCTGCTCAGATTGCTTTGACTTATTTGAATTTGATTATAAAGAGGGCGGGCTCTGGCGTTACCGCATACCTACAAGCCAGGGAGAACACATTCATCTTAATATTAAGCTTCAAATGGTTAATGATAAAAACTCAGTCCGCATTACTTTTACCCGTTTGCATTCAAATAAGCAGGATAGAACTTTATCCGATGATAAAGCCATACGGCTTATATTAAGACCGGATATTGAATACCGCAGTTTTCATGAAACAACAAAGGCATTCAAAGGCCCCGAAAATTTTTGGCCTAACGCTGTTTCGGCAAAGTCTTCCGGATTTGTATTTGCGCCCGAAAGAGAAAATGCTCTTTCGGTCAATATTTCAAAAGGTGATTTTGTTTCAGAACCCCAATGGCAGTATATGATCCATAGACAGATAGAATCACAAAGGGGTCTTGATCCGGATTCGGACCTGTTTAGCCCGGGTTATTTCCATACATTACTAAACGGTGGAGAAGAATGTGTTTTATCTGCTGACGTCGGTAATATAACAAAGCATAAACCAGTAATTCCAAATCCTTTAGAAAAGACCGGTTCATTATCTGAAAAACGGATTACCAGCATAAAAATTGAAGACGCACTTAAGCTGGCTCTTGATAACTATATAGTAAGCAGGGGATCTTATAAATCAATAATAGCCGGATACCCCTGGTTTCTTGACTGGGGGCGTGATTCTCTTATATTTACAAGAGGAATGATTGCTGCCGGCAAGTATAAGGATTCAGAACTTGTAATAAAACAGTTTGCAAGATTTGAAAAAGACGGAACAATTCCGAATATGATAAGTGGGCATGATGCCGCAAACAGAGACACTTCCGATGCACCTTTATGGCTTTTTGTCGCCTGTTCCGATTTGTCAGTCGCCAAAGGTGAAGATTCTTTTCTAAACCAAAAACTGGATGACAGAGATATCGGCTCTATACTGATTTCCACTGCAAACCGTTTGATATCCGGCACTCCCAATGGAATTTACATGGATAATGACTCAGGTTTATTATTCAGCCCGGCACATTTTACATGGATGGATACCAACTACCCTGCTTGTACTCCGCGGGAAGGTTATCCCATTGAAATTCAGGCTCTGTGGTATAAAGCCCTTTTGTTTCTTTCACAAATTGATTCCGGTTCATCAGACAAATGGAGTACCCTTGCAGCAATAGTTCAAAAATCGATTTATGAACTCTTCCCGCTTGAAGGGGGTTATCTTTCAGACTGCCTTTATGCTTCATCAGGAATACCGGCACGAAAAGCCGAGAAAGACGATGCATTGAGACCGAATCAACTTCTTGCAATAACTCTTGGCGCTGTTTCAGATTTTTCCTTGTGTGAAAAAATTCTTTCTGCCTGTGATGAACTTCTTGTTCCGGGTGCTATCAGAAGTCTTGCCGACAGGCGGGTAAACAGACCGCTTGAGATAAAACATTACGGCACGGATCTCAATGATCCTTTGAATCCATATAAGGGAAGTTATGAAGGAGATGAAGATACCAAACGAAAGCTGGCTTATCACAACGGCACAGCATGGACATGGCTTTTCCCCTCTTTTTGTGAAGCCTGGGCTATGACGTACGGTGATAAAGCTAAATACAGCGCTTTATCTTTGCTTTCTTCTTCAACACAAATTATAATGTACGGATGTACCGGGCATGTGCCGGAAATTATTGACGGAGATTATCCGCACAAAGCAAGAGGATGTGATGCGCAGGCATGGGGCGCAAGTGAACTTTTGCGCGTGTGGTTAAAACTTTCAAAATGA